The Mauremys reevesii isolate NIE-2019 linkage group 1, ASM1616193v1, whole genome shotgun sequence genome has a segment encoding these proteins:
- the LOC120388891 gene encoding olfactory receptor 52D1-like produces the protein MAYKPAPHNGGPLRRQLAPDSQRETCADNWDLDYPLRRLHPAGIPGLEAAHIWISIPLCSMYIIALFGNTGVLVLILVEQSLQQPMYLFLSMLAISDLILSSTTVPKMLLMLWFKAGEISFAACLTQMFFVHAVFALESAILLAMAFERYVAICHPLRYRAVVTKPLAGRIGVASMLRSVCVGLPFVWFLKRLPYCGHHIVHHTYCEHMGIARLACADITVITVYGSIVTFLAIGLDVIFIAVSYALILRAIFWLPSKDTRLKALRTCSSHFCVILIFYIPAFFSFLSHCYGRNVPRHIHILLANLYVLVPPTLNPIIYGVKTQPIWARVLKTFDPQRRSP, from the coding sequence CTCAGACGTCTTCATCCTGCTGGCATCCCAGGACTGGAAGCTGCCCACATCTGGATCTCGATCCCCTTGTGCTCCATGTACATCATTGCTCTGTTCGGGAACACCGGAGTGCTAGTACTGATACTGGTGGAGCAAAGCCTGCAGCAACCCATGTACCTTTTCCTCTCCATGTTGGCTATCTCTGATCTCATTCTCAGTTCCACCACAGTGCCTAAAATGTTGCTCATGCTCTGGTTCAAGGCTGGAGAAATCTCATTTGCTGCCTGtctcacccagatgttcttcgTCCATGCCGTTTTCGCTCTGGAGTCGGCcatcctgctggccatggcgtttgAGCGGTACGTTGCCATCTGCCACCCCCTGAGATACAGAGCTGTAGTAACAAAGCCCCTGGCAGGGAGAATAGGGGTAGCAAGCATGCTCAGGAGCGTGTGTGTAGGCCTCCCGTTTGTCTGGTTTCTTAAAAGGTTGCCATACTGTGGCCACCACATCGTCCATCACACCTACTGCGAGCACATGGGCATAGCCCGGCTGGCCTGTGCCGACATCACAGTAATTACTGTGTATGGTTCGATCGTCACTTTCTTAGCCATAGGGTTAGATGTTATCTTTATTGCTGTGTCCTACGCTctgatcctcagggccatcttctgGCTCCCCTCCAAGGACACCCGGCTCAAGGCTCTccgcacctgcagctcccacttctGCGTCATATTAATATTTTACATACCGGCCTTCTTCTCCTTCTTAAGCCATTGCTATGGGCGCAATGTCCCCCGCCACATCCACATTCTTCTCGCCAACCTCTACGTGCTGGTTCCACCCACACTGAACCCCATCATTTACGGGGTGAAAACCCAGCCGATCTGGGCCAGGGTTCTGAAAACATTCGATCCTCAAAGGCGCAGCCCCTGA